Genomic DNA from Bacteroidota bacterium:
ACCTGTATCTCAAAACTAGTGATTCGGATGGTAGTGAGATTGAAGCAATTGATGAATCCGTGAGGCAGTTCATTGCGTATACTCTGCTCTTTGTCGAGCTCATAATGGGATACGCAGAAGAGTGTTTGGGTTCGTTTGCCTCTTCCTCACGTACCCAAAGGGACTCATTGTATTCTAATGTGGTCGGCTTGGTGAAGGAGGCGAATAGAGGCTACTTCAGCAGCGTGACGAGTCTAGGTTAGATGCTGAGTCTCCCGCCCAACCCCTTTGAGAACAGTTCGATTACGCGATCAGTATGTCGTGGTCAACAAACGACCGAAAGCAACTTCAGTCGAATCACGACGCAAAGAAATTGAATCAACACACTTCGCCGCGCATTCGCGTTAAGCAGCACAAATCAAAAAATCACAGATTTTCTTCATGCCCGAAAACAAGACAAAGCCAACTGGCGCAAGCGTGGCTGACTACATTGCATCACGAGCCAGCGAGCAGCAACATGCCGATTGTCGGAAACTGATGACGTTGCTGAAGCGAGTTACCCGGCAACCGCCGAAAATGTGGGGGCCGAGTATCGTCGGCTATGGCTCCATCCGCTACACGTACGAGAGCGGCCGGTCCGGCGAAATGCCACTGGCGGCGTTTGCTATCAGAGGTCACGAACTCGTCGTTTACCTGGACTGCGAAGACGCGGGACAAAAAGCGCTGCTGTCGAGACTCGGCAAGCACAAGATGGGCAGGTCCTGTCTGTACTTCAAGCAACTTTCCGATCTTGACTACGCGGTGCTTGAGAAGCTTGTGAGGAACTCGGTCGCAGAGGTGAAGCGGCGCTATGGGTGAGGAATCCCGGCTTCTCACCGGGATTCCCAGGTAAAACACTCAAACTTGCTTTCCGTTACTTCACCACCATCATC
This window encodes:
- a CDS encoding DUF1801 domain-containing protein, whose amino-acid sequence is MPENKTKPTGASVADYIASRASEQQHADCRKLMTLLKRVTRQPPKMWGPSIVGYGSIRYTYESGRSGEMPLAAFAIRGHELVVYLDCEDAGQKALLSRLGKHKMGRSCLYFKQLSDLDYAVLEKLVRNSVAEVKRRYG